Proteins found in one Nocardia brasiliensis ATCC 700358 genomic segment:
- a CDS encoding WXG100 family type VII secretion target — translation MEVKTMAIHVSFGEVDGHVSMMGGMIAAWEDAILNIERATAKLHSGDFQGDTADAHGTVMSRLDRELVTFKGTVAQLKASIGLAGGTGGEFQTTDQTSRGLFAV, via the coding sequence ATGGAAGTAAAGACGATGGCTATACATGTAAGCTTCGGCGAAGTAGACGGTCATGTCAGCATGATGGGCGGCATGATCGCGGCGTGGGAAGACGCCATTCTGAATATCGAGAGAGCGACCGCGAAGCTCCATTCCGGCGATTTCCAGGGTGACACCGCCGATGCTCATGGGACGGTGATGAGCAGATTGGACCGGGAATTGGTGACTTTCAAGGGCACCGTGGCGCAACTCAAAGCCTCGATCGGTCTTGCCGGCGGTACCGGTGGCGAGTTTCAGACCACCGATCAAACGAGCCGCGGCCTGTTCGCGGTGTGA
- a CDS encoding ESX secretion-associated protein EspG has translation MGRTPGPTGTETMGERVPASVDLNVDAALLLRDMVGIDAYPLVLALMPNIYRIEDRDRVRERVHEQLTAAGVIDDGRVHPVVVHWLHCLDRPDSELVARIVDTNALAETPTMLRFSLVRRAEDHVLAVRYDDHVVIQSVFPTGRAMDSIASALSAALGCWPALEFDSLVAPMTQLDSIPAEPDQRRQALRELGATPRTAAALGRELGTVLRRAEIVMIEHRDGSFAQPELCTNVLDTPSGRIVVVPHCALDGEVWSTYLPGDVSAVRAGVEALQELLPSGSWLEASRTA, from the coding sequence ATGGGGCGTACACCCGGTCCCACCGGAACCGAGACGATGGGTGAGCGGGTTCCGGCATCGGTCGATCTGAATGTCGACGCCGCGCTGTTGCTGCGCGATATGGTCGGAATCGACGCATATCCCCTGGTGCTGGCGCTGATGCCGAATATCTACCGTATCGAGGACCGAGATCGAGTGCGGGAACGCGTCCACGAGCAGCTGACGGCGGCGGGCGTCATCGATGACGGTCGGGTGCACCCGGTGGTCGTGCATTGGCTCCACTGTCTCGACCGTCCGGACAGCGAGCTGGTCGCTCGGATCGTGGACACGAACGCCCTCGCCGAGACCCCCACGATGCTCCGCTTCTCGCTGGTGCGCCGGGCCGAGGACCATGTTCTCGCGGTGCGCTATGACGACCACGTGGTAATCCAGTCGGTCTTTCCGACCGGTCGCGCGATGGACAGCATCGCGTCGGCGTTGAGCGCGGCCCTCGGCTGCTGGCCTGCTCTGGAATTCGATTCCCTGGTGGCCCCTATGACTCAGCTCGATTCGATACCAGCGGAGCCCGATCAACGCAGGCAGGCCCTGCGCGAACTGGGTGCGACACCCCGGACCGCCGCGGCACTCGGTCGCGAACTCGGCACGGTGCTGCGCCGCGCCGAGATCGTGATGATCGAGCACCGTGACGGAAGTTTCGCCCAACCCGAGCTTTGCACCAACGTGCTCGACACCCCCAGCGGCCGGATCGTCGTGGTGCCACACTGCGCGCTCGACGGAGAGGTCTGGTCGACATATCTGCCGGGTGACGTGAGCGCGGTACGCGCGGGAGTGGAGGCGTTGCAGGAGCTGCTGCCCAGCGGCAGCTGGCTCGAGGCCTCGCGGACGGCCTGA
- the eccCa gene encoding type VII secretion protein EccCa, with protein sequence MTELKLEPPTELPKPVPSSRLRMILPVVMVAAMAGMMVMMFRGGLGLSPISLFFPMMMVVSMLGMFGTGFGSGNTGGAANLNEERKDYLRSLSEHRKSVHAAEAELHDYLRYCHPGPAEVGRLIGGKRMWEVQVASPQFLRTRMGLGRIANQVRVIVPEAAPTSDLDPVGVVELTRFAKAYSTVGDMPVAINLLSVPQVELSGDAVTVRALVRAMIAEVAVLHGPDQVAVAAVLPDPDAPEWAWLKWLPHVQHPSDTDALGTGRMVYRSVAELRAKLLIGLNRGPFSVNSEPTLDRTHYLLLVAVAGATVDRDVSGIDGCTWLRLGAVEQSLPRALRFTASSDGSLNELTSRGLRRVGVADAMSVSAVTSLARALSPYRLSTVVEAVAAEQAVGSTGWADMVGVADPGALRVGRLWPRRRDNDRRRLNIPFGHDPTGTVVYVDIKESAEEGMGPHGMCIGATGSGKSEFLRTLVLSAVVTHSPDTLNLLLVDFKGGATFLGFDRLSHVTAVVTNMEEEADLVIRMEDVIQGEIARRQRILRDAGNFASVADYERAREQGADLAPLPTLLIVLDEFAELLEQYPNFAKLFVAIGRLGRSLRIHLLLSSQKVPSNRMGELEAHLSYRIALRTNQTSDSRDAIGTADAYHLPKRPGSGYLRVGAGDLQRFQAAYVGAAYLAPVPDAVAAPQRLRRTGGGYRPPELFNTDAVIDTSPPPIVDRPAIVEASEDDGEPATIMGTVLQQLAGHGSPAHRMWLPPLGVPPTLDQLISSVTPGELRVPLAIVDKPRLQRQDVWTVDLSAAGGHVAVVGGPQSGKSTALQTLILSTALTHTPEQVQFYCLDFAGGLSALRRLPHVGSVAPARESDRIRRTFALITNLLASRQALFTALGIDSMREFRRRRNSRRDSAELIARGDAHGDVFLVVDGWDIGFAVNGPYYDDYMSEMESLAVQGLNYGIHLVISSSRWAAIRSAIKDLLQTRLELRLGDITDTTFNTHRAVAAAIPQDRPGRCISVEGLHMLTALPRIDGVGAAESAGAGLASAIDSVAASQQGRSAPEVKLLPSRIELSEVRALLPAPDTLAQRLVVPFGVRESDLQPAVVDFGVSTHLMVLGSSGCGKSTVVGALLESIGAQFNPDQARVVLIDYRRTHMGAVADELLIGYLTNERDVVDSLPAFVAKMRERRAPDEVTAQELRERSWWSGPEVFVVIDDYHMVAQRGMLNPLDQLREIVVDGRDIGLHIVVARNIAQADSALYDNVLGQMRNLNSSGLIMDGSKMDGLLIGDVKAAPQPTGRGIFIEPLLARRDLVQSAMPTSRH encoded by the coding sequence GTGACCGAGCTGAAGTTGGAGCCGCCAACCGAGCTGCCCAAACCCGTGCCGTCCTCTCGGCTGCGCATGATCTTGCCGGTGGTGATGGTCGCGGCCATGGCCGGGATGATGGTGATGATGTTCCGCGGCGGGCTCGGCTTGTCGCCGATATCGCTGTTCTTCCCGATGATGATGGTCGTCTCGATGCTGGGGATGTTCGGCACCGGTTTCGGGAGCGGAAACACCGGCGGAGCGGCGAACCTCAACGAGGAACGGAAGGACTATCTGCGCAGCCTCTCCGAACATCGCAAATCTGTGCATGCGGCCGAGGCCGAGCTGCACGATTACCTGCGATATTGCCATCCGGGACCCGCAGAAGTGGGCCGGTTGATCGGCGGCAAGCGCATGTGGGAGGTGCAGGTTGCCAGCCCGCAGTTTCTGCGCACGCGAATGGGGTTGGGGCGGATCGCGAACCAGGTCCGGGTAATTGTCCCAGAGGCGGCGCCGACCTCGGACCTCGATCCGGTCGGCGTCGTCGAGCTCACCCGATTCGCGAAAGCCTATTCCACGGTGGGGGATATGCCGGTGGCGATCAACCTGCTCTCGGTGCCTCAGGTGGAACTCAGCGGTGACGCTGTGACAGTGCGCGCGCTGGTCCGCGCGATGATCGCCGAGGTGGCGGTGCTGCACGGCCCCGATCAGGTCGCGGTCGCGGCGGTGCTGCCCGATCCGGACGCACCGGAGTGGGCGTGGTTGAAATGGCTTCCGCATGTGCAGCATCCGAGTGATACCGACGCGCTGGGAACGGGTCGGATGGTGTATCGCAGTGTGGCCGAGTTGCGAGCCAAACTGCTCATCGGGCTCAACCGCGGACCGTTCTCGGTGAACAGCGAACCGACGCTGGACCGCACGCACTACCTGCTGCTGGTGGCTGTCGCAGGAGCGACGGTCGATCGTGACGTTTCCGGCATTGACGGCTGTACCTGGTTGCGACTGGGAGCCGTTGAGCAGAGTTTGCCACGGGCACTGCGGTTCACAGCCTCCAGCGATGGATCGTTGAACGAGTTGACCTCTCGAGGCCTCCGCCGGGTCGGGGTGGCAGACGCGATGTCGGTGTCTGCGGTGACCTCGCTGGCCCGCGCGCTTTCACCGTACCGGCTGTCCACGGTGGTGGAAGCGGTGGCGGCCGAACAAGCGGTGGGCAGCACCGGTTGGGCGGACATGGTGGGTGTGGCCGACCCGGGTGCGCTGCGCGTCGGACGGTTGTGGCCGCGACGACGCGACAACGACCGCCGTCGGCTGAACATCCCGTTCGGGCACGACCCCACTGGCACGGTGGTCTATGTCGACATCAAGGAGTCCGCGGAGGAAGGCATGGGGCCGCACGGGATGTGCATTGGCGCCACTGGCTCGGGGAAATCGGAATTCCTTCGCACACTTGTGCTCTCAGCGGTCGTGACCCATTCGCCCGATACGTTGAATCTGTTGCTCGTCGACTTCAAGGGCGGCGCTACCTTTCTCGGGTTCGATCGGCTGTCCCATGTGACCGCTGTTGTAACGAACATGGAAGAGGAAGCGGATCTGGTCATTCGGATGGAGGACGTGATCCAAGGTGAGATCGCCCGCAGACAACGGATCCTGCGCGATGCGGGCAACTTCGCCAGCGTCGCCGACTACGAGCGTGCTCGGGAACAAGGCGCGGATCTGGCCCCGCTGCCGACGCTGCTGATCGTCCTCGACGAGTTCGCCGAGTTGCTCGAGCAATACCCGAACTTCGCGAAGTTGTTCGTTGCCATCGGCAGGCTCGGCCGCTCGCTGCGCATCCATCTGCTGCTCTCCTCGCAGAAGGTGCCGTCGAACCGGATGGGGGAACTCGAGGCGCATCTGTCCTATCGAATCGCGTTGCGTACCAACCAGACCAGTGATTCCCGGGACGCGATCGGCACTGCCGACGCCTATCACCTACCCAAACGGCCTGGTTCGGGCTATCTCCGCGTCGGTGCGGGTGATCTGCAGCGATTCCAGGCCGCCTACGTCGGCGCCGCGTACCTCGCTCCGGTGCCGGACGCGGTGGCGGCTCCGCAACGGCTGCGGCGCACCGGAGGCGGCTATCGTCCCCCTGAGCTCTTCAACACCGACGCAGTCATCGACACCAGTCCGCCGCCGATCGTCGATCGCCCGGCCATTGTCGAGGCGTCGGAGGACGACGGCGAACCCGCGACGATCATGGGAACAGTGCTACAGCAGCTGGCCGGACACGGTTCGCCCGCGCACCGGATGTGGCTGCCGCCCTTGGGCGTGCCGCCTACCCTTGACCAGCTGATCTCCTCGGTTACTCCGGGAGAGCTGCGCGTTCCACTGGCGATCGTGGACAAACCGCGGTTGCAGCGCCAAGACGTGTGGACGGTTGACTTATCGGCCGCAGGCGGGCATGTCGCGGTCGTCGGCGGACCACAGTCGGGCAAATCGACCGCGCTACAGACCTTGATCCTGTCGACCGCGCTGACGCATACCCCTGAGCAAGTGCAGTTCTACTGTCTCGACTTCGCCGGTGGCCTGTCCGCATTGCGGCGACTGCCGCACGTGGGCTCGGTTGCCCCGGCGAGGGAGAGCGATCGGATTCGACGAACCTTCGCACTGATCACCAATCTGCTCGCCAGCAGGCAGGCACTTTTCACCGCGCTCGGCATCGACTCCATGCGCGAGTTCCGGCGACGGCGGAACTCGCGGCGCGATTCGGCCGAGCTGATCGCACGTGGGGACGCGCACGGTGACGTGTTTCTGGTGGTGGACGGCTGGGACATCGGTTTCGCGGTGAACGGGCCCTATTACGACGACTACATGTCCGAGATGGAATCGCTCGCGGTACAAGGTCTCAATTACGGCATCCATCTCGTGATCAGTAGTTCGCGCTGGGCGGCGATCCGGTCGGCGATCAAAGACCTGTTGCAGACTCGGCTGGAGTTGCGGCTCGGTGACATCACCGACACGACATTCAACACCCATCGGGCAGTCGCCGCCGCGATTCCGCAGGATAGGCCCGGTCGCTGTATCTCGGTCGAGGGACTGCACATGCTGACCGCCTTGCCCCGGATAGACGGAGTAGGGGCGGCCGAATCCGCGGGCGCGGGCCTGGCGTCGGCGATCGACTCTGTTGCTGCGAGCCAGCAGGGCCGATCTGCGCCGGAGGTGAAACTGCTACCGTCTCGGATCGAACTGAGCGAAGTCCGTGCGCTGTTGCCCGCCCCGGACACACTGGCACAGCGTCTGGTCGTCCCATTCGGGGTGCGCGAGTCCGATCTGCAGCCTGCGGTCGTGGACTTCGGGGTTTCGACCCACCTGATGGTGCTCGGCTCATCGGGTTGTGGAAAGTCCACGGTGGTGGGCGCTCTGCTGGAATCCATCGGCGCACAGTTCAACCCTGATCAAGCTCGCGTGGTGCTGATCGATTACCGACGCACGCATATGGGCGCGGTTGCCGACGAACTCCTGATCGGATATCTGACCAACGAGCGCGATGTGGTGGACTCCCTGCCGGCGTTCGTGGCGAAAATGCGGGAGCGCCGGGCACCGGACGAGGTGACCGCTCAGGAGCTGAGGGAACGCTCTTGGTGGAGCGGGCCGGAGGTTTTCGTCGTGATCGACGACTACCACATGGTCGCACAACGGGGCATGCTCAACCCGCTGGACCAGCTGCGCGAGATCGTGGTCGACGGGCGCGATATCGGACTGCACATTGTCGTTGCCAGGAATATCGCGCAAGCAGACTCAGCCCTCTACGACAACGTACTCGGGCAGATGCGGAATCTGAATTCATCCGGTCTGATCATGGACGGTTCGAAGATGGACGGCCTGCTGATCGGAGATGTGAAGGCCGCACCACAGCCCACCGGTCGCGGGATCTTCATCGAGCCGCTACTTGCCCGCCGTGACCTGGTGCAATCGGCGATGCCCACGTCTCGGCACTAA
- a CDS encoding PE domain-containing protein, which translates to MDLEVVPSHLPIISAQLHTGQAQVAATAAPASVAAEPIPAAIDSISTWASQIVTDYMRSFFRGTSDGLAGHGRLADALPVVSANYETSDQSGAIVVGGTTAFG; encoded by the coding sequence ATGGATCTCGAGGTTGTTCCGAGCCATTTGCCAATCATCAGTGCCCAGTTGCACACCGGACAAGCGCAGGTGGCCGCCACGGCAGCGCCGGCGAGTGTCGCCGCGGAACCGATACCCGCGGCCATCGATTCCATCAGCACATGGGCGAGCCAGATCGTCACCGACTACATGCGCTCTTTCTTCCGCGGTACTTCCGACGGATTGGCCGGGCACGGTCGGCTCGCCGACGCACTGCCGGTAGTCAGTGCGAACTACGAGACGAGCGATCAGTCGGGTGCCATCGTCGTCGGCGGTACGACGGCGTTCGGGTGA
- a CDS encoding PPE family protein, giving the protein MLFLPNVDFGALPPEVNSARIQPTGGFMPMMAASGAISAMSGALNTMAAVSQGSMAEMGSSWRSRASEAAQERFGQHTGWFHQQAGVAAAAAPLVARLADAYFFALMTMPPLGVIVANRIAGMSLAVSNVAGQNTPAIAANEAAYYQMWIQAQAVMYKYAGEAISALGALPPPISPPPQIGGGLGTGPSPGAAGGDGATPTAGPVPEGSTTVGAGPGGGTVGDPGTAGGADGVSGTGTDATNSATDLTQSSAPVAESSNVDPSSADPLSGGGTGDAAGSSGFFGTSSFSPTLAGLNGGLGSVVPLGMAFGGAGGVMTSANQFRMPASWAARPGATFGALPSEPAPAPVGRTAPSGASAPASRMRRDRRKYDTEHSTVFVGSDPGEVPELSNAPAIGVIEYDSAEPAEDDGVEQVLVGVIDSGDDVGDGRT; this is encoded by the coding sequence ATGTTGTTTCTTCCGAATGTGGATTTCGGCGCGCTACCGCCGGAGGTGAACTCTGCCCGAATTCAGCCGACGGGTGGGTTCATGCCGATGATGGCGGCATCGGGCGCGATATCGGCAATGTCCGGCGCGCTCAACACCATGGCGGCCGTTTCCCAGGGCTCGATGGCGGAGATGGGAAGTTCTTGGCGAAGCCGAGCGTCGGAGGCGGCGCAAGAGCGCTTCGGTCAGCACACCGGCTGGTTTCACCAGCAAGCCGGTGTCGCGGCCGCCGCGGCGCCGCTGGTCGCCCGGTTGGCCGACGCGTACTTCTTCGCCTTGATGACCATGCCGCCGCTGGGTGTCATCGTCGCCAACCGGATCGCCGGGATGTCGCTTGCGGTTTCGAATGTCGCTGGACAGAACACGCCGGCCATCGCAGCGAACGAGGCCGCCTACTACCAGATGTGGATTCAAGCCCAAGCGGTGATGTACAAGTACGCAGGCGAGGCGATCTCCGCGTTGGGCGCGCTACCGCCTCCGATTTCTCCGCCTCCGCAGATCGGCGGCGGGCTCGGCACGGGACCGTCACCCGGCGCGGCTGGCGGTGACGGGGCTACGCCGACGGCGGGGCCGGTGCCGGAAGGGTCCACCACGGTCGGCGCCGGTCCGGGCGGCGGCACAGTCGGTGATCCCGGTACTGCGGGAGGCGCAGACGGTGTCTCGGGCACAGGCACCGACGCCACCAACTCGGCGACCGACCTCACCCAGTCGAGTGCCCCTGTGGCCGAGTCTTCCAATGTCGACCCGAGTTCCGCCGATCCGTTGTCCGGCGGTGGTACCGGTGACGCGGCGGGTTCGTCCGGATTCTTCGGAACTTCCTCGTTTTCGCCGACGCTGGCCGGACTCAATGGCGGCCTCGGCAGCGTGGTGCCGCTCGGCATGGCGTTCGGCGGCGCAGGCGGGGTCATGACGTCGGCGAACCAATTCCGAATGCCCGCGAGTTGGGCAGCTCGGCCCGGGGCGACGTTCGGCGCTCTGCCGTCCGAACCCGCACCCGCGCCGGTCGGTCGTACCGCCCCGAGCGGGGCGAGCGCACCGGCGAGCCGGATGCGCCGGGACCGGCGCAAATACGATACCGAGCACTCGACGGTGTTCGTCGGGAGCGACCCCGGCGAAGTGCCGGAACTGAGTAATGCCCCGGCTATCGGCGTCATCGAATACGACAGTGCTGAGCCGGCCGAGGACGACGGTGTGGAACAGGTACTGGTCGGTGTCATCGACAGCGGTGACGACGTCGGCGACGGCCGAACCTGA
- the eccB gene encoding type VII secretion protein EccB: MPRFRVVTKHQVSGWRFLLRRIEHALVRRDASMIDDPQRGRSTALAIGVALACVIVAGAAVLAFFRPDKKVGDARLVAEKETGALYVRVGDRLYPALNLTSARLILGAPEKPVSVARSELARFPRGPWVGIPGAPGALADSGGSDSSWAVCDAPRTGMAAPIDMATGLPVLAHSAVRTTVIGGPLSADDAGARELGPGQARLLRSDGTTWLVYRGSADQVVRAAIDLADAPVVLALGLDSAAPVLPASPGLINSLTEVPAIRVPEVPESGTSVTLASGLVARVGAVLAVSVTGEETAHYVVTKSGLVRVNSVVAAMIRYANAQGNATAAPVGPDVVAAGLRPGSLSGTEAYPAQQVGLVDPADTPVTCQHWSKTEGGGEARMTLLVGRELPLAASEQSRAVELVTAAGSKGRTADAAYLPRDTGSFVQVTGSAPGSPRRESLFWISDSGVRYGIETGRTSGSSDPTLTALGLRSPVLAPWSIVSLFAPGPTLSQQDARVQHDGIPSTGVGAELVGPR; the protein is encoded by the coding sequence GTGCCTCGCTTCCGGGTGGTGACCAAGCACCAGGTCTCGGGCTGGCGATTCCTGCTCCGTCGGATCGAGCACGCGCTGGTTCGCCGTGATGCGTCGATGATCGACGATCCGCAGCGTGGGCGGTCCACGGCGCTGGCGATCGGGGTCGCATTGGCTTGCGTGATCGTCGCGGGCGCGGCGGTCCTGGCTTTTTTTCGTCCCGACAAGAAGGTCGGCGATGCGCGGCTGGTCGCCGAGAAGGAAACCGGTGCACTGTACGTACGGGTCGGCGACCGGCTGTATCCGGCCCTGAATCTGACCTCGGCCCGTTTGATCCTCGGCGCGCCGGAGAAGCCGGTATCCGTCGCGCGCAGCGAGTTGGCGCGCTTTCCGCGCGGGCCTTGGGTCGGTATTCCCGGGGCGCCGGGTGCGCTCGCAGATTCGGGCGGCAGTGATTCCTCATGGGCTGTCTGTGACGCCCCGCGAACCGGGATGGCAGCACCGATCGATATGGCGACCGGGCTGCCTGTGCTGGCACATTCAGCCGTGCGAACCACTGTTATCGGCGGACCGCTCTCGGCAGACGACGCCGGAGCGCGCGAACTCGGTCCGGGTCAGGCGCGGCTACTTCGCTCGGATGGCACGACCTGGCTGGTCTATCGAGGCAGCGCCGACCAGGTCGTCCGTGCCGCGATCGACTTGGCCGACGCGCCGGTTGTGCTCGCACTCGGTCTCGATTCGGCTGCGCCAGTCCTGCCCGCCTCGCCGGGGTTGATCAATTCACTTACTGAAGTGCCGGCGATCCGGGTGCCCGAGGTGCCCGAGTCCGGCACGAGTGTGACACTCGCGTCGGGACTCGTCGCGCGGGTCGGCGCGGTGCTCGCGGTATCGGTGACCGGTGAGGAGACCGCGCACTATGTGGTGACCAAGAGTGGGCTCGTCCGAGTGAATTCTGTCGTCGCGGCAATGATCAGGTACGCGAACGCGCAAGGCAACGCTACCGCAGCGCCGGTGGGCCCGGATGTGGTCGCGGCCGGATTGCGGCCCGGTTCGCTATCCGGTACCGAGGCCTATCCGGCGCAGCAGGTCGGTCTGGTCGACCCGGCCGACACGCCGGTGACTTGCCAGCACTGGTCGAAGACCGAGGGCGGGGGAGAGGCCAGGATGACTCTGCTAGTCGGTAGGGAGCTACCGCTCGCCGCCAGCGAACAGTCACGCGCCGTGGAGCTCGTGACTGCGGCCGGGTCCAAAGGACGCACGGCGGACGCAGCGTACCTGCCGCGCGATACTGGCTCGTTCGTTCAGGTGACCGGTTCTGCTCCGGGCTCGCCACGGCGGGAGTCCCTGTTCTGGATTTCCGACAGCGGGGTGCGCTACGGCATCGAGACCGGGCGGACGAGCGGGAGTTCCGATCCCACACTCACCGCGCTCGGGTTGCGGTCGCCCGTGCTGGCGCCGTGGAGCATCGTGTCGTTGTTCGCGCCGGGGCCGACACTGTCCCAGCAGGATGCGCGAGTTCAACATGACGGCATCCCCTCGACCGGAGTCGGGGCTGAATTGGTCGGTCCGCGATGA
- a CDS encoding MinD/ParA family ATP-binding protein — MTPIDDGQPENSPSVAPYGEEPPEPPQNWIASVPPPTQHRAPATPAPYIDYRDEPAPSSIEVLPAVLSSADLLAEIAASRRAQLRSNTGVRGALNKVGFRLGLSPAEQRTENRRGRIRRQLTSSYQISVVSVKGGAGRTTAVAALGSTFAALRPDRVVAIDANPGFGDLAARTRRHPYGLTLRDLAHGAQLDAFSAVSAYTSINSADLAVVACPWTPETTEALSGQEYAAGVEVLRRHYNLLLVDCGTGVLDSVTGTVLRSSDAVVVITPPTVGGVTGAVATLNWLNTHGLHHLAARSIVAISHHRPDKPVVDIEAIEQLFATVQRPTCQLPYDAHLAEGGEIDLRLLEKDALLAFEDLAAWLADGFPGYLLEGTEDMGGRW, encoded by the coding sequence GTGACACCGATCGATGACGGACAGCCCGAGAACAGTCCGTCGGTCGCACCGTATGGCGAAGAACCGCCTGAGCCACCGCAGAACTGGATCGCCTCGGTCCCACCGCCGACGCAACATCGAGCGCCCGCGACGCCCGCGCCCTACATCGACTACCGAGACGAACCGGCACCCTCCTCGATCGAGGTGCTGCCCGCGGTGCTCAGCTCGGCGGACCTGCTGGCCGAGATCGCCGCGTCCCGGCGCGCGCAGCTCCGGTCCAACACCGGTGTTCGTGGCGCGTTGAACAAGGTCGGCTTCCGGCTCGGATTGTCACCGGCCGAACAGCGCACCGAAAACCGCCGCGGCCGGATACGGCGCCAATTGACCTCCTCCTATCAGATCTCGGTCGTGAGCGTCAAAGGAGGTGCGGGCCGGACGACGGCCGTCGCCGCTCTCGGCTCCACCTTTGCCGCACTGCGGCCCGACCGGGTGGTCGCGATCGATGCGAACCCCGGCTTCGGTGATCTGGCCGCCAGAACGCGTCGGCACCCCTACGGTCTGACCTTGCGCGACCTCGCACATGGCGCACAACTGGACGCCTTCTCCGCCGTCTCTGCGTACACGTCGATCAACTCCGCAGACCTCGCCGTCGTCGCCTGCCCCTGGACACCCGAGACCACCGAGGCGCTCTCCGGACAGGAATACGCCGCGGGCGTCGAGGTGCTGCGCCGGCACTACAACCTACTGCTGGTGGATTGCGGCACCGGCGTGCTCGACTCGGTGACCGGCACGGTGTTGCGTTCCAGCGACGCGGTCGTCGTTATTACCCCGCCCACGGTCGGCGGGGTGACCGGCGCGGTCGCGACGCTCAATTGGCTCAACACCCACGGGCTGCACCACCTCGCCGCGCGGTCGATCGTCGCGATCAGCCATCACCGGCCGGACAAACCCGTGGTCGATATCGAGGCGATCGAGCAGCTGTTCGCCACCGTGCAACGACCGACCTGCCAGCTGCCCTATGACGCGCACCTCGCCGAAGGCGGCGAGATCGATCTGCGGCTGCTCGAAAAGGACGCGCTGCTCGCGTTCGAGGATCTCGCCGCATGGCTGGCCGACGGGTTCCCCGGCTACCTCCTCGAGGGAACCGAAGATATGGGCGGTCGCTGGTGA